A part of Caretta caretta isolate rCarCar2 chromosome 1, rCarCar1.hap1, whole genome shotgun sequence genomic DNA contains:
- the B3GALT5 gene encoding beta-1,3-galactosyltransferase 5 isoform X3 has protein sequence MASKRFKILLFLIVVLASACLYLIEIGIFCQKKEEATSLTFITESRNFLQLPDIDCSRTPPFLVLLVTSSHGENKARMAIRETWGKHRLVAGNLIVTYFLLGTTMNQNDQTGIIAESQKYRDIIQKDFIDAYYNLTLKTMMGIEWVHKFCHQSRFVMKTDTDMFVNIFYLTELLLRKNRNTRFFTGFLKMNDFPIRKIYSKWYVSKDEYPGRTYPPFCSGTGYVFSTDVASQIYKISESVPFIKLEDVFIGLCLAKLKINLEELHSEQTFFSDRVEFSLCRFKKIVTCHYVKPHELLIYWNALESSMDEKCPDD, from the coding sequence aTGGCTTCGAAGAGGTTcaaaattcttttgtttttaattgtagtaTTGGCCTCTGCTTGTTTGTATTTGATTGAAATTGGTATATTCTGTCAAAAGAAGGAAGAGGCCACGTCACTGACTTTTATAACAGAGAGCAGAAACTTTTTGCAGTTGCCAGATATAGACTGCAGTAGGACTCCTCCGTTCCTGGTACTCCTTGTGACATCGTCACATGGCGAGAATAAAGCTAGGATGGCTATCCGTGAAACCTGGGGGAAACACAGACTAGTTGCTGGCAACCTCATCGTGACATATTTTCTTCTGGGAACCACCATGAACCAAAATGATCAAACTGGTATTATTGCTGAAAGTCAGAAATACAGAGACATTATCCAGAAGGATTTTATAGATGCATATTACAATTTGACTTTAAAGACAATGATGGGAATTGAATGGGTTCACAAATTTTGTCATCAATCCAGGTTTGTGATGAAAACTGACACAGATATGTTTGTCAATATCTTTTACCTGACCGAActtcttttaagaaaaaacagaaacacTAGATTCTTCACAGGCTTTTTAAAGATGAATGACTTCCCAATAAGAAAGATATATAGTAAATGGTATGTGAGTAAAGATGAATATCCAGGACGCACATATCCTCCATTTTGTTCAGGGACTGGTTATGTTTTCTCCACCGATGTTGCTAGTCAGATTTATAAAATTTCAGAAAGTGTCCCTTTTATTAAACTGGAGGATGTTTTCATAGGACTGTGTCTTGCTAAACTAAAAATCAACCTGGAGGAACTTCATTCAGAACAGACATTCTTCTCAGACAGGGTTGAGTTCTCTCTTTGTCGCTTCAAGAAAATTGTGACATGCCATTATGTGAAACCTCATGAACTGCTGATCTACTGGAATGCACTGGAGAGCTCAATGGATGAAAAATGCCCAGATGATTGA
- the B3GALT5 gene encoding beta-1,3-galactosyltransferase 5 isoform X2: MAISKMASKRFKILLFLIVVLASACLYLIEIGIFCQKKEEATSLTFITESRNFLQLPDIDCSRTPPFLVLLVTSSHGENKARMAIRETWGKHRLVAGNLIVTYFLLGTTMNQNDQTGIIAESQKYRDIIQKDFIDAYYNLTLKTMMGIEWVHKFCHQSRFVMKTDTDMFVNIFYLTELLLRKNRNTRFFTGFLKMNDFPIRKIYSKWYVSKDEYPGRTYPPFCSGTGYVFSTDVASQIYKISESVPFIKLEDVFIGLCLAKLKINLEELHSEQTFFSDRVEFSLCRFKKIVTCHYVKPHELLIYWNALESSMDEKCPDD; encoded by the exons ATGGCAATATCTAAG aTGGCTTCGAAGAGGTTcaaaattcttttgtttttaattgtagtaTTGGCCTCTGCTTGTTTGTATTTGATTGAAATTGGTATATTCTGTCAAAAGAAGGAAGAGGCCACGTCACTGACTTTTATAACAGAGAGCAGAAACTTTTTGCAGTTGCCAGATATAGACTGCAGTAGGACTCCTCCGTTCCTGGTACTCCTTGTGACATCGTCACATGGCGAGAATAAAGCTAGGATGGCTATCCGTGAAACCTGGGGGAAACACAGACTAGTTGCTGGCAACCTCATCGTGACATATTTTCTTCTGGGAACCACCATGAACCAAAATGATCAAACTGGTATTATTGCTGAAAGTCAGAAATACAGAGACATTATCCAGAAGGATTTTATAGATGCATATTACAATTTGACTTTAAAGACAATGATGGGAATTGAATGGGTTCACAAATTTTGTCATCAATCCAGGTTTGTGATGAAAACTGACACAGATATGTTTGTCAATATCTTTTACCTGACCGAActtcttttaagaaaaaacagaaacacTAGATTCTTCACAGGCTTTTTAAAGATGAATGACTTCCCAATAAGAAAGATATATAGTAAATGGTATGTGAGTAAAGATGAATATCCAGGACGCACATATCCTCCATTTTGTTCAGGGACTGGTTATGTTTTCTCCACCGATGTTGCTAGTCAGATTTATAAAATTTCAGAAAGTGTCCCTTTTATTAAACTGGAGGATGTTTTCATAGGACTGTGTCTTGCTAAACTAAAAATCAACCTGGAGGAACTTCATTCAGAACAGACATTCTTCTCAGACAGGGTTGAGTTCTCTCTTTGTCGCTTCAAGAAAATTGTGACATGCCATTATGTGAAACCTCATGAACTGCTGATCTACTGGAATGCACTGGAGAGCTCAATGGATGAAAAATGCCCAGATGATTGA
- the B3GALT5 gene encoding beta-1,3-galactosyltransferase 5 isoform X1 has protein sequence MAIKAEGALQKREMASKRFKILLFLIVVLASACLYLIEIGIFCQKKEEATSLTFITESRNFLQLPDIDCSRTPPFLVLLVTSSHGENKARMAIRETWGKHRLVAGNLIVTYFLLGTTMNQNDQTGIIAESQKYRDIIQKDFIDAYYNLTLKTMMGIEWVHKFCHQSRFVMKTDTDMFVNIFYLTELLLRKNRNTRFFTGFLKMNDFPIRKIYSKWYVSKDEYPGRTYPPFCSGTGYVFSTDVASQIYKISESVPFIKLEDVFIGLCLAKLKINLEELHSEQTFFSDRVEFSLCRFKKIVTCHYVKPHELLIYWNALESSMDEKCPDD, from the exons ATGGCTATAAAAGCGGAGGGTGCTCTGCAGAAACGTGAG aTGGCTTCGAAGAGGTTcaaaattcttttgtttttaattgtagtaTTGGCCTCTGCTTGTTTGTATTTGATTGAAATTGGTATATTCTGTCAAAAGAAGGAAGAGGCCACGTCACTGACTTTTATAACAGAGAGCAGAAACTTTTTGCAGTTGCCAGATATAGACTGCAGTAGGACTCCTCCGTTCCTGGTACTCCTTGTGACATCGTCACATGGCGAGAATAAAGCTAGGATGGCTATCCGTGAAACCTGGGGGAAACACAGACTAGTTGCTGGCAACCTCATCGTGACATATTTTCTTCTGGGAACCACCATGAACCAAAATGATCAAACTGGTATTATTGCTGAAAGTCAGAAATACAGAGACATTATCCAGAAGGATTTTATAGATGCATATTACAATTTGACTTTAAAGACAATGATGGGAATTGAATGGGTTCACAAATTTTGTCATCAATCCAGGTTTGTGATGAAAACTGACACAGATATGTTTGTCAATATCTTTTACCTGACCGAActtcttttaagaaaaaacagaaacacTAGATTCTTCACAGGCTTTTTAAAGATGAATGACTTCCCAATAAGAAAGATATATAGTAAATGGTATGTGAGTAAAGATGAATATCCAGGACGCACATATCCTCCATTTTGTTCAGGGACTGGTTATGTTTTCTCCACCGATGTTGCTAGTCAGATTTATAAAATTTCAGAAAGTGTCCCTTTTATTAAACTGGAGGATGTTTTCATAGGACTGTGTCTTGCTAAACTAAAAATCAACCTGGAGGAACTTCATTCAGAACAGACATTCTTCTCAGACAGGGTTGAGTTCTCTCTTTGTCGCTTCAAGAAAATTGTGACATGCCATTATGTGAAACCTCATGAACTGCTGATCTACTGGAATGCACTGGAGAGCTCAATGGATGAAAAATGCCCAGATGATTGA